The Pelecanus crispus isolate bPelCri1 chromosome 29, bPelCri1.pri, whole genome shotgun sequence genome includes a window with the following:
- the LOC142596240 gene encoding uncharacterized protein LOC142596240: MEPYVLLDPRQRALYRDVMQESYETLMALEFPVSKPDLLSRLDHGDEPTALDLHVPRDTPAAEDGAGAEQEPPREEAVEKEPEATATHPSESQPGNTCGECGKSFSHKSALVKHQKIHTGDRPHECPDCGKCFIQRSDLTIHQRVHTGERPYACPDCGRRFSVSSSLLTHQRTHAPGGEKPNRCPQCGRSFADPGALDRHQKSHLGGKPYECGVCGKAFAWSSHLERHRRIHTGEKPFQCAECGRAFAWSSHLDRHMRTHAAAAASEDEEDGETEEEPPPPPQKCADCGKRLNHQTDPQRFKHKGTQTLPAGAEPAGSPPRPYRCEQCGKCFGQSSNLLKHQRVHTGERPYPCPDCKRCFRWGSALAKHRRTHARQQQAGNAAKAAPAATEEAGAGGGGKPYPCGACGKSFGWVSHLERHRRIHTGEKPFRCGECGRAFAVSSHLERHRRVHTGERPYRCGECGKSFAVSSTLLAHRRTHAAQPGRPHACPECGKGFSTPASLERHRRLHRGEKPYQCGVCGKGFAWSSHYDRHRLTHTGEKPFSCAHCGKCFGRSSHRNRHQRAHMQGGPEKRHVCPECGKAFGLGTALAAHQRLHAAATGTGGRSPVSLLPPAWWEGERRGGTPSELWPEEPGSVFQQHPVPSSSSSSSAAPRGWAAKALLPPTMAWRPGEGDTLQNDASAPQEPWASLPPPSS, from the exons atggAGCCGTACGTGCTGCTGGACCCGCGACAGAGAGCGCTGTATCGCGACGTGATGCAGGAGAGCTACGAGACGTTGATGGCGCTGG AATTCCCCGTTTCCAAGCCCGATCTGCTGTCCCGCCTGGACCACGGGGATGAACCTACAGCCCTAGATCTCCACGTGCCCAGGGACACCCCAGCTGCAG AGGATGGAgcgggagcagagcaggaaccCCCTCGAGAAGAAGCTGTTGAGAAAGAGCCCGAAGCG acgGCCACGCACCCCAGCGAGAGCCAGCCCGGCAACACGTGCGGTGAGTGCGGGAAGAGCTTCAGCCACAAGTCAGCCCTGGTGAAACACCAGAAGATCCACACCGGCGACCGCCCTCACGAATGCCCTGACTGCGGCAAGTGCTTCATCCAACGCTCGGACCTCACCATCCATCAGCGGGTCCATACGGGTGAGCGGCCCTACGCCTGCCCCGACTGCGGGCGCCGCTTCAGCGTCAGCTCCTCCTTGCTCACCCACCAGCGTACCCACGCGCCCGGTGGGGAGAAACCCAACCGCTGCCCCCAGTGCGGCCGCAGCTTCGCCGATCCGGGGGCTCTTGACCGGCACCAGAAAAGCCACCTGGGTGGGAAACCCTATGAATGTGGGGTGTGCGGGAAAGCCTTCGCCTGGAGCTCGCACCTCGAGCGGCATCGGCGCATCCACACCGGTGAGAAGCCCTTCCAGTGCGCCGAATGCGGGCGAGCCTTCGCCTGGAGCTCCCACCTCGACCGCCACATGCGCACCcacgctgccgccgccgcctctgAGGATGAGGAGGACGGGGAGACGGAGGAAGagcccccaccacccccccagaAATGCGCCGACTGCGGCAAGCGCCTCAACCACCAAACGGACCCCCAGCGCTTCAAGCACAAGGGCACCCAGACGCTGCCGGCCGGTGCCGAACCCGCTGGCAGCCCCCCGCGGCCCTACCGCTGCGAGCAGTGCGGCAAATGCTTCGGCCAGAGCTCCAACCTCCTCAAACACCAGCGCGTCCACACCGGCGAGCGGCCGTACCCCTGCCCGGATTGCAAACGCTGCTTCCGTtggggctcagccctggccaAGCACCGGCGCACCCACGCCCGGCAGCAGCAAGCTGGCAACGCCGCCAAAGCCGCGCCGGCAGCCACTGAGGAAGCCGGCGCCGGAGGAGGCGGCAAACCTTACCCATGCGGGGCGTGCGGCAAGAGTTTTGGCTGGGTCTCGCACCTGGAGCGCCATCGCCGCATCCACACCGGTGAGAAGCCCTTCCGCTGCGGGGAGTGTGGACGGGCGTTCGCCGTCAGCTCCCACCTGGAACGGCACCGCCGGGTACACACCGGCGAGCGGCCCTACCGCTGCGGCGAGTGCGGGAAGAGTTTTGCTGTCAGCTCCACCTTGCTGGCTCATCGCCGCACCCATGCCGCCCAGCCGGGCcggccccacgcctgccccgaGTGTGGCAAAGGTTTTAGCACACCGGCCAGCTTGGAGCGGCACCGGCGGCTTCACCGGGGCGAGAAACCCTACCAGTGCGGCGTCTGCGGCAAAGGCTTTGCCTGGAGCTCCCACTATGACCGGCACCGGCTCACCCACACTGGCGAAAAACCCTTCTCCTGCGCCCACTGCGGCAAATGCTTCGGCCGCAGCTCCCACCGTAACCGGCACCAGCGTGCCCACATGCAAGGCGGCCCGGAGAAGCGGCACGTCTGTCCCGAATGCGGCAAAGCCTTTGGCCTCGGCACGGCCCTGGCAGCTCACCAGCGACTGCATGCCGCTGCCACCGGCACCGGGGGCCGCAGCCCCGTCTCCTTGCTGCCGCCTGCGTGGTGGGAGGGCGAGAGGCGAGGGGGGACGCCCTCCGAGCTCTGGCCCGAAGAGCCCGGCTCCGTTTTCCAGCAGCACCCcgtgccttcctcctcctcttcctcctctgcagcccccaggggctgggctgccaAGGCTCTCCTGCCCCCCACCATGGCATGgaggcctggggagggggacacccTGCAAAACGACGCCTCTGCTCCCCAAGAGCCCTGggcttccctgcctccccccagtTCCTGA